The Humulus lupulus chromosome 4, drHumLupu1.1, whole genome shotgun sequence genome has a window encoding:
- the LOC133831456 gene encoding large ribosomal subunit protein uL30z — protein sequence MAEEEVKALSYIPETILKKRKTNEEVALRRKAQLELRKHASKKDKQEYIKKPEEFVKEFRYREVDLVRMRHRLKKKRPEFVTPKSKLLFIIRIQGKNDMHPAVRKTLYNLRLRKVFSAVFVKVNASVIEKLQRVEPYVTYGYPNLKNVKELIHKKGFGKVDKQRVPLTDNNVIEQALGQHGILCIEDLVHEIANIGPHFKEVAHFLFPFVLNKPQGGLKGIKKVYKDGGESGNREDHINELIDMMN from the exons ATGGCGGAAGAGGAAGTAAAGGCGTTGTCATATATTCCAGAGACAATTTTGAAGAAGAGGAAAACCAATGAAGAAGTAGCCCTCAGGAGGAAAGCCCAATTGGAGCTCAGGAAACACGCTAGCAAAAAAGATAAGCAGGAGTATATCAAAAAGCCTGAGGAGTTTGTCAAAGAGTTTCGCTACAGG GAGGTGGACCTTGTCCGGATGAGACACCGGTTAAAGAAAAAGAGGCCCGAGTTTGTGACTCCAAAGTCGAAGCTTCTTTTCATCATCCGCATACAAGG AAAAAATGACATGCATCCAGCAGTTAGGAAGACCCTATACAACTTGAGGTTGAGGAAAGTGTTCAGTGCCGTCTTTGTGAAAGTAAATGCTTCAGTAATTGAAAAATTGCAAAGGGTGGAGCCCTATGTTACTTATGG GTATCCTAACCTAAAGAATGTGAAGGAGCTGATTCACAAGAAAGGTTTTGGAAAAGTAGACAAGCAGAGGGTACCTCTAACAGATAACAATGTCATTGAGCAG GCACTTGGGCAACATGGAATTCTTTGCATAGAAGATCTTGTGCATGAAATTGCTAATATTGGTCCACATTTTAAGGAAGTTGCTCATTTTCTATTTCCCTTTGTCCTTAACAAGCCCCAAGGGGGTTTAAAAGGGATAAAGAAAGTGTACAAGGATGGGGGAGAATCTGGCAATCGTGAGGATCACATCAATGAGCTAATAGATATGATGAATTAG